The Sinomonas sp. P10A9 genome includes a window with the following:
- a CDS encoding MFS transporter, which translates to MTSSVTSSAPGNEAARNATRGPESGQSRRAAIIAVVICWGLVVFDGYDLIVYGTVQNSLIESTGWGLNAASAGTLGSMAFVGMMLGAVFAGRLSDAWGRRKAIILCTIIFSVATVLCAFAPSALAFGLLRLVAGLGLGGLVPSANALAAELIPSKWRGSMATLMMSGVPIGGTIAALLGLGVIPAFGWQPMFLVAIIPLVLFVPLGLAFFPETLGAARTAAEDAASTAPGSESAARTTPRGGFAGLFRGGFGALSILFAASTLFTLFAWYGLGTQLPKIMHDSGANLGPALTFTIALNLGAVAGSIITAWAGDKFGTVKVSVIAAGLAGIALIALLVTPASNTAFIYAALVIAGVGTHGTQSLVIGAIASHYPSELRGTALGWALGIGRIGAVLAPQLSGLMLATKTVPPSMNFLMFGGAAIVSAVFLAVIVARDLKSRKTAPVAA; encoded by the coding sequence ATGACTTCTAGCGTTACCTCCTCTGCGCCCGGCAATGAAGCCGCCCGCAATGCCACCCGTGGCCCGGAATCGGGCCAGAGCCGCCGCGCCGCGATCATCGCGGTCGTCATCTGCTGGGGCCTCGTCGTGTTCGACGGGTACGACCTCATCGTCTATGGCACGGTCCAGAACAGCCTCATCGAGTCCACGGGCTGGGGCCTGAACGCTGCCTCGGCGGGCACGCTCGGCTCGATGGCCTTCGTGGGCATGATGCTCGGCGCCGTCTTCGCCGGCCGGCTCTCCGATGCGTGGGGCCGCCGCAAGGCGATCATCCTGTGCACCATCATCTTCTCGGTGGCCACGGTGCTCTGCGCCTTCGCGCCCAGTGCCCTCGCCTTCGGGCTCCTGCGCCTCGTCGCGGGCCTCGGACTCGGCGGACTCGTGCCGTCGGCCAACGCCCTGGCCGCCGAGCTCATCCCCTCGAAGTGGCGCGGATCGATGGCCACCCTCATGATGTCCGGAGTCCCGATCGGCGGCACCATCGCGGCGCTGCTGGGCCTCGGCGTGATCCCGGCCTTCGGCTGGCAGCCGATGTTCCTCGTCGCGATCATCCCTCTCGTCCTCTTCGTGCCGCTCGGCCTCGCCTTCTTCCCCGAGACGCTCGGTGCGGCCCGGACGGCGGCCGAGGACGCGGCGTCGACCGCACCCGGTTCCGAGTCCGCGGCCCGCACGACGCCGCGCGGCGGCTTTGCCGGCCTGTTCCGCGGTGGCTTCGGAGCGCTCTCGATCCTGTTCGCGGCGTCCACCCTCTTCACGCTCTTCGCGTGGTACGGGCTCGGGACCCAGCTGCCCAAGATCATGCACGATTCCGGCGCCAACCTCGGTCCGGCGCTGACCTTCACCATCGCACTCAACCTCGGCGCGGTCGCGGGGTCCATCATCACCGCGTGGGCCGGAGACAAGTTCGGCACCGTCAAGGTGTCCGTCATCGCTGCGGGCCTCGCCGGAATCGCGCTGATCGCCCTCCTCGTGACGCCTGCCTCGAACACGGCGTTCATCTACGCCGCCCTCGTGATCGCCGGCGTCGGAACGCACGGAACCCAGTCCCTCGTGATCGGCGCGATCGCCTCGCACTACCCGAGCGAACTGCGCGGCACCGCGCTCGGATGGGCACTCGGCATCGGCCGCATCGGCGCGGTCCTCGCACCGCAGCTCTCCGGCCTGATGCTCGCCACGAAGACCGTCCCGCCGTCGATGAACTTCCTCATGTTCGGCGGCGCGGCCATCGTCTCGGCGGTCTTCCTGGCCGTCATCGTGGCCCGCGACCTCAAGAGCCGCAAGACCGCTCCCGTCGCCGCCTAA